The following is a genomic window from Paenibacillus thiaminolyticus.
CACCGCATGGGGGATCGCGTCCAAGAGGACCGCGCCCGCCACGGCCGCAATCGTAATAAGGAAGAACAGCATAGATACAAGGAAAGAGGCAGACTGGTTTCTGGCTCTTTTTTTGCGTTCATGTTTTTTATTGGTTCGAGCCAGTCCCGTCTTCCGCCGCATAACTATGCCCGATTTGGCATAGAATCAGAAGGACAAACTGTGGAAAGGAATGGACTCAATGCGGCCAGTCACACGAAAATGGATCTTTATCATCGTTGCCTTCATAGGGGCGCTATATATCGGAACGGGAACAGAGGCAGAATCCTTCATTAAAGAGCGCAAAGCGGTGCTCGCCATTAGTGAGGCGTATCACCTGAATGAGGCGGAAGCGCTGGAGAAGCTCCCGTTGAAGGAACGGATTGCGGAGGAGGCCAAAAGCAAATATATCGCACCGATCGACGCGCGAATCGACCGGGTCTGGAAAGCCATCCCGGGGTACAACGGGCTGGAGGTCGATCGGGAGCAAACGTATGAAGCCAATAAAACGAAGCGGGCGGATGCCGGCATTACATGGGTTATGCGAGAAATTCCGCCGCGGGTGACGCTCGAACAATTGGAGCCGCAGCCGATCTATCGCGGCAATCCGAATAAGAAGATGGCCGGGCTGATGATTAATGTCGCATGGGGGAACGAGCACATCGAACCGATGTTGGCGACGCTCAAGGAAGAAAAAGTGAAGGCAACGTTTTTCCTTGATGGAAGCTGGTTGAACAAAAACCCGGACATGGCGAAGCGGATTCAGGAGGAAGGACATGAACTGGAGAATCATGCCTATTCCCATCCGAACATGAGCGAGCTGAGCGCGGGCTTGCAGGCCCAGCAAATCGAGAAAACGAAGCGTCTGCTGGAGACGACTCTCCAGGTGAAAAACAAATGGTTCGCGCCCCCATCCGGCGATTTCAACGCGCTGACGGTTCAGACCGCCCACGCGTACGGATTGAAGACCGTCATGTGGACGGTGGACACCGTCGATTGGAAAAATCCGGAACCTTCCGCCATTATTCGCAAAATCGACGCGAAGGTGGAGCCCGGCTCCCTCATCCTGATGCATCCGACGCCTTCCTCCAAGGCTGCGCTGCCAGGCATCATCCGCACGATTCGCGGCAAAGGCCTATTGCCCGGAACGGTCAGCGAGACGCTGTCCGAGAAGCGGCTCGACGTGGAGTTGGTTGAGCCGCGTTAAGTTTTTTGGTAGGATTAGAGGGGCAACAAGGATTGAACTTCGGATGAGGAGGATTGCCGGTGGAGAAAGTGCAGTTAAGTAACGGTCTGCGGGTCGTTATGGAAAAAATACCAACCTGCCGTTCCGTGTCATTCGGCATTTGGGTGAAGACTGGTTCACGCAATGAGTATGAGACGACCAACGGTATTTCTCATTTTATTGAACACATGATGTTCAAAGGTACGGAGCGGTTCGATGCCAAGGCGATCGCGGATTCGTTCGACGCAATCGGAGGGAATGTGAATGCATTTACTTCGAAGGAATATACGTGCTACTATGCGAAAGTGCTGGATGAGCATCTTCCGATAGCCGTAGATGTGCTGTCGGACATGTTTTTCCGTTCCGCCTTGCAGGCAGAAGAGCTGAGCAAGGAGAAGAACGTCATACTCGAGGAAATCGCCATGTATGAAGACACCCCCGACGATACGGTGCACGATCTCGTCACGCGTGCCGCCTATGGGGGCCATCCGCTCGCGTATCCGATTCTCGGAACGAGGGAACGTCTGGAGCCAATGGGGTCTGCCGACTTGCGCCAATACATGCAGGAGCACTATACGATTGAAAATACGGTGATCGCCGTGGCGGGCAATTTCGATGCCTCCCTATTGGAGCTGCTGGAGAAGCATTTTGGATATTTCCACAATTCCCGACCGTCTAACGAGGTGTCGGCGCCGATATTCGACGGGAGCTCGATCTTCCATCAGAAGAAGACCGAGCAGAATCATATTTGCTTGAGCTTGCCAGGCTGCTCCATGACCGATCCGCGGCTCTATGCCATGATCTTATTGAATAACGTTATCGGAGGCGGCATGAGCTCGCGCCTGTTCCAGGAGATCCGCGAGAAGCGTGGCTTGGCCTATGCGGTCTACTCCTATCATTCCTCGCATGCGGATTGCGGACTGTTCACCCTCTATGCGGGCACGGCGCCGAAGCAGACGCAAGAGGTGCTGGACATTACGCTCGAGGTGCTTGGCAATCTTGCTGCGCACGGTCTGACGCAGGATGAATTGAAGAAGGGCAAGGAGCAGTTGAAAGGAAGCTTGATTCTGGGGCTGGAGAGCACCGGCGCCCGGATGAACCGGTTGGGCAAGAACGAGTTGATGCTTGGCCGGCACTATACATTAGATGAAATTATTGCGCGGATCGATTCGATTACGATGGATGACATTACATATGTTTTATCCCGCATGCTGTCCGAGCCGTTTGCCGCGGCCATGGTTGGAGCGAACGATCGCGCAATTTCGGCTTTCAGGAGGGATTACTTTGTTACAGCAAGTCCATCAAGTTCAAATTAAAAAATTGCCCGGCAACGAAGACATTCCGTTGCCGCAGAAAATGTCCGATCTGGCGGCAGGCTTTGATCTGTATGCGGCGGTACAGGAGCCGCTGACGCTGGCTCCCGGCCACCGCGCCCTGGTGCCGGCCGGATTCGCGATGGCGATGCCGCCATATCTGGAAGCGCAGATTCGTCCACGCAGCGGACTAGCCTTCAAGCATGGCATCACTTGCCTCAATTCGCCGGGAACGATTGACGCGGATTATCGCGGCGAGGTGAAGGTGCTGCTTGTCAATCTCGGACAGCAGCATTTCACGATTGAGCGCAAGGAGCGGATTGCGCAGATGGTGCTCCAGTTCGTGCCGCAGATCGAATTGACCGAAGTGAATGAGCTGTCCGACACCGCTCGCGGCGAAGGCGGCTTCGGCCACACCGGAACGAAATAGGTTGCCAATGCAGTCACTCTTACGAAGTGGCTGCTTTTTTGATCTTTCAGTTCGGGACGAAAGACGAACGGCCGCATGCAGCCGGTCCGTCGCAGGAGAACGGCCAACCGCGTTCCTCCTTCCGGTTGCCGGTGCACCTTTTGTGGGCTCGCGAATAAGATGTTCTATACACTGCGGGGATAAGGAGTGAACGGCAAGCATGTTAACCGGAGTTCAAGTGGTGTTCATCGGCGGCGACGCCCGGCAGCTTGAGATCATTCAGAAGCTATCCGAGCTGGACGCCACCGTTATTCTAGCGGGCTATGAACAGCTCCAAAATCCGTTCCACGGCGTTCAGCGCCAGCCGTTGACACCGGAGTTGCTGAAAAAGGCGGACGCGGTCGTCCTGCCGGCGGTAGGGACGGATGACAAAGGCAAGGTTCATGCCATATTCACGTCGGAAGAGCTGATTCTGTCGGAAGAGCATGTGGCCGCCTTGCCGGAGCATGCCGTACTGTTTACCGGAATGGCGAAGCCATATTTAAGCGAGCTGTGCACGAAATACCGGCTGAAGCTGTTCGAGCTGTTCGACAGGGATGACGTGGCGATATATAATTCGATACCGACCGCCGAGGGCGCCCTCATGATGGCGATTCAGCATACGGACATTACGCTGCATGGTTCCGAGTCGGTCGTGCTCGGCATGGGACGGACCGGATTTACGATGGCGCGGACGCTGCTTGGCGTCGGAGCACGGGTGCGGATTGGGGTAAGGCGGAACGAGCACTTCGCCAGAGCGACGGAGATGGGCTTCAGCCCTTTCTATGTCAGCGATCTGGCGCGCGAAGTGTCGAACATCGACTTGCTTTTTAATACGATTCCGACTATGATAGTCACAGCGCAGGTCATTGCCCAAATACCCCATCGCGCGGTCATTATCGACCTGGCCTCGATGCCCGGAGGCGTCGACTTCCGGTTCGCCGAGAAGCGCGGAATCAAGGCGATGCTGGCCCCGGGATTGCCGGGGATCGTCGCTCCGAAGACCGCGGGACGCATCTTAGCTCAGAGCATCTCACAGCTGCTCCAGGAGTCCATGATGGAACGGGGGGGAATCGGGCAATGAATTACAAGGGAATCACGGTAGGTTATGCGCTGACGGGATCTCACTGCACGTTCGAGGAAGTGATGCCCCAGATTCAGCGGTTCGTCGATGGGGGAGCAAGGGTCATTCCAATCGCTTCGAATACGGTCATGACGACGGACACACGGTTCGGAACATCGCAAGGGTGGCAAATGCAGTTGAAAGAAATAACGGGGAATGATATTATTTCTACAATTGTGGAGGCGGAGCCGCTTGGCCCGTCCAAGCTGCTGGACGTTATGGTTATCGCTCCTTGCACGGGCAATACGACGAGCAAGCTGGCGAACGCGATGACAGACAGCCCGGTCCTGATGGCCGCCAAGGCGCAGATGCGCAATCAACGTCCGCTCGTGCTGGCTATCTCCACGAATGACGGCCTTGGATTGAATGCGGCCAATATCGCCAAGCTGTTAGTGGCGAAGAACATATACTTCGTTCCATTCGGGCAGGACAATCCGGTTCAGAAGCCGAATTCGCTGGTCGCCCGCATGGATCTCGTGCCCGAGACCTGTATTGCGGCGCTGGAGGGCAGACAGCTTCAGCCGCTGCTGGTGGAACGTTAACCAATGAACATAACTTAGTGGATCATCTGCCGAGGGACGCTACCTTGCATCCCTCGACAGATTGATATAGACGATGGCCAGAGGGGAGAAACGACATATGACGAATCAGAAGCGGTACAATGTTGCAGTAGTCGGCGCAACTGGCGCCGTAGGGGAACAGATTATCAAATTGCTGGAACAACGTCAATTTCCCATTGAGACGCTGACATTGCTGTCATCCGCGCGTTCTGCCGGAACGAAGATTGTATTTAATGGTCAGGAGATTACGGTGCAGGAAGCGAAGCCGGAGAGCTTCAAGGGGATAGATATTGCCTTGTTCAGCGCAGGCGGCGACGTGTCGAAGGCGCTTGCTCCGGAAGCGATCAAGCGGGGAACGGTATGCATTGACAACACGAACGCTTACCGCATGGATCCGAATACGCCGCTCGTCGTTCCTGAAGTGAATATAGATAAAGTGGCAGAGAATCAGGGTCTCATTGCCAATCCGAATTGCTCCACGATCCAGATGGTTGTCGCGTTGAAGCCGCTCTATGATCGGTATGGCATCTCCAAAGTCATCGTCTCGACTTATCAAGCGGTATCCGGAGCGGGAAGCCGCGCGATTGACGAGTTGGAACGCCAGACGAAGGAAGCGCTGGAGGGACGGGACGTGAATCCGGATATTCTTCCGGTGGGCTCCTTGCCGGTGAAGCACCAGATTGCCTTTAATGCGATCCCGCAAATCGATAAATTCCAAGATAACGGCTTTACACTCGAAGAAATGAAAATGATTCGGGAAACGAAGAAAATTATGGGGGATGAAGATTTACAGGTTACGGCGACATGCGTGCGCATCCCTGTCGTATATGGTCATTCCGAGTCCGTATATGTCGAATTGAAGGAAGACTTCCAGCTTGATGAAGTCAAAGATCTGCTGGCCAACGCCCCGGGCATTACTTTAGTAGATGATCCGGAAGCTCAACAGTACCCGCTGGCGACCGAATGCGCCGGGAAGCCGGACGTATTTATCGGACGGCTGCGCAGGGACTTGAACGAACCGCGCGCTCTTAATATGTGGATTGTATCCGATAACTTAATGAAAGGCGCTGCATGGAACGCGGTTCAAATTGCTGAACATATTGCGTCGGAGCGGCCATAACGGCAGGCCGCTCCTGCCTTTTTTGTCTATCGGCACGTTATCTGGCAGTCAGTCTTAGTAGTTGGAGGAAACGCTATGCGTATATTAGTACAGAAATTCGGTGGCACTTCTTTGTCTACTGCCGAAGCAAGAGAAAAAGTAGTTCAACATATACGGCGGGAGCTTGATCGAGGCTACCGCCTTGCGGTCGTCGTCTCAGCGATGGGCCGGCGGGGAGAACCCTATGCAACGGATACCCTGCTTGATTGGATGCAGGAGAACGGCAGCGCTCTGCCTCCGCGGGAAAAGGATTTATTACTGTGCTGCGGTGAAATCATCTCGGCAACGACCTTATGCGGCCTGCTCCGCCGCTATGACATCTCGGCGACGGTGATGACGGGGGCTCAGGCCGGATTCCGGACGGATCACCAGTTCGGCAATGCCCGCATATTGGACGTATGTCCCGAACGGGTCATCGAAGGCTGGAACCATGCCGATGTCGTTATCGTTACTGGCTTCCAGGGCCAGACCGATGAAGGCGATATCACGACCCTTGGCCGGGGAGGAAGCGACACGTCCGCTACGGCGCTGGGTGCGGCGCTGCATGCGGAAATTGTCGATATATATACCGATGTGAACGGCATATTGACCGCAGATCCGCGCTTGGTGGAAGATGCGAAGCCGTTATCGGTCGTAAGCTACACAGAGATGTGCAATCTGGCCCATCACGGGGCGAAAGTCATTCACCCGCGGGCCGTCGAGATTGCGATGCAGGCTCAGGTGCCTGTTCGAGTTCGCTCCACCTTCAGCGAAGAAGAGGGAACGCTCGTCACTCATCCGGAAGGCTTCCATGCGGTGGAAACGGCTTTCGTCGATCGGTTCGTGACAGGGATTGCGTACGTGAGCAA
Proteins encoded in this region:
- a CDS encoding polysaccharide deacetylase family protein, coding for MDSMRPVTRKWIFIIVAFIGALYIGTGTEAESFIKERKAVLAISEAYHLNEAEALEKLPLKERIAEEAKSKYIAPIDARIDRVWKAIPGYNGLEVDREQTYEANKTKRADAGITWVMREIPPRVTLEQLEPQPIYRGNPNKKMAGLMINVAWGNEHIEPMLATLKEEKVKATFFLDGSWLNKNPDMAKRIQEEGHELENHAYSHPNMSELSAGLQAQQIEKTKRLLETTLQVKNKWFAPPSGDFNALTVQTAHAYGLKTVMWTVDTVDWKNPEPSAIIRKIDAKVEPGSLILMHPTPSSKAALPGIIRTIRGKGLLPGTVSETLSEKRLDVELVEPR
- a CDS encoding M16 family metallopeptidase; this encodes MEKVQLSNGLRVVMEKIPTCRSVSFGIWVKTGSRNEYETTNGISHFIEHMMFKGTERFDAKAIADSFDAIGGNVNAFTSKEYTCYYAKVLDEHLPIAVDVLSDMFFRSALQAEELSKEKNVILEEIAMYEDTPDDTVHDLVTRAAYGGHPLAYPILGTRERLEPMGSADLRQYMQEHYTIENTVIAVAGNFDASLLELLEKHFGYFHNSRPSNEVSAPIFDGSSIFHQKKTEQNHICLSLPGCSMTDPRLYAMILLNNVIGGGMSSRLFQEIREKRGLAYAVYSYHSSHADCGLFTLYAGTAPKQTQEVLDITLEVLGNLAAHGLTQDELKKGKEQLKGSLILGLESTGARMNRLGKNELMLGRHYTLDEIIARIDSITMDDITYVLSRMLSEPFAAAMVGANDRAISAFRRDYFVTASPSSSN
- the dut gene encoding dUTP diphosphatase, coding for MLQQVHQVQIKKLPGNEDIPLPQKMSDLAAGFDLYAAVQEPLTLAPGHRALVPAGFAMAMPPYLEAQIRPRSGLAFKHGITCLNSPGTIDADYRGEVKVLLVNLGQQHFTIERKERIAQMVLQFVPQIELTEVNELSDTARGEGGFGHTGTK
- the dpsA gene encoding dipicolinate synthase subunit DpsA — its product is MLTGVQVVFIGGDARQLEIIQKLSELDATVILAGYEQLQNPFHGVQRQPLTPELLKKADAVVLPAVGTDDKGKVHAIFTSEELILSEEHVAALPEHAVLFTGMAKPYLSELCTKYRLKLFELFDRDDVAIYNSIPTAEGALMMAIQHTDITLHGSESVVLGMGRTGFTMARTLLGVGARVRIGVRRNEHFARATEMGFSPFYVSDLAREVSNIDLLFNTIPTMIVTAQVIAQIPHRAVIIDLASMPGGVDFRFAEKRGIKAMLAPGLPGIVAPKTAGRILAQSISQLLQESMMERGGIGQ
- a CDS encoding dipicolinate synthase subunit B, with the translated sequence MNYKGITVGYALTGSHCTFEEVMPQIQRFVDGGARVIPIASNTVMTTDTRFGTSQGWQMQLKEITGNDIISTIVEAEPLGPSKLLDVMVIAPCTGNTTSKLANAMTDSPVLMAAKAQMRNQRPLVLAISTNDGLGLNAANIAKLLVAKNIYFVPFGQDNPVQKPNSLVARMDLVPETCIAALEGRQLQPLLVER
- a CDS encoding aspartate-semialdehyde dehydrogenase, with product MTNQKRYNVAVVGATGAVGEQIIKLLEQRQFPIETLTLLSSARSAGTKIVFNGQEITVQEAKPESFKGIDIALFSAGGDVSKALAPEAIKRGTVCIDNTNAYRMDPNTPLVVPEVNIDKVAENQGLIANPNCSTIQMVVALKPLYDRYGISKVIVSTYQAVSGAGSRAIDELERQTKEALEGRDVNPDILPVGSLPVKHQIAFNAIPQIDKFQDNGFTLEEMKMIRETKKIMGDEDLQVTATCVRIPVVYGHSESVYVELKEDFQLDEVKDLLANAPGITLVDDPEAQQYPLATECAGKPDVFIGRLRRDLNEPRALNMWIVSDNLMKGAAWNAVQIAEHIASERP
- the dapG gene encoding aspartate kinase — encoded protein: MRILVQKFGGTSLSTAEAREKVVQHIRRELDRGYRLAVVVSAMGRRGEPYATDTLLDWMQENGSALPPREKDLLLCCGEIISATTLCGLLRRYDISATVMTGAQAGFRTDHQFGNARILDVCPERVIEGWNHADVVIVTGFQGQTDEGDITTLGRGGSDTSATALGAALHAEIVDIYTDVNGILTADPRLVEDAKPLSVVSYTEMCNLAHHGAKVIHPRAVEIAMQAQVPVRVRSTFSEEEGTLVTHPEGFHAVETAFVDRFVTGIAYVSNVTQISVEAEAGIYDLQLKVFKAMAQNHISVDFINVTPSGAVYTVFDTDAPRAREVLEEMGFAPKFLSGCAKVSVIGGGINGVPGIMATIVEALTEQEIQILQSADSNTTIWVLVRKEDMVRALRALHSKFHLER